A genomic segment from Nicotiana sylvestris chromosome 1, ASM39365v2, whole genome shotgun sequence encodes:
- the LOC104237876 gene encoding uncharacterized protein isoform X1 codes for MEDNFVDGDRPTLMVTNDDGIDAPGLRALVNVLVSTNRFHVLVCAPDSEKSAVSHSITWRHALSVKQVDISGATAFSVSGTPADCTSLGISKALFPSVPDLVISGVNMGDNCGYHIVYSGTVAGAREAFFNGIPAVSVSYNWVRGKSNVTDFTLAAKACLPIISAILAEIKRNNYPLNCFLNIDVPTDVINHKGYRLTRQGKSFVKMGWKQVNSEREGGKVLSTMTMETNSSESTEARALKNAPQDHLLFKKQVTRILVEDGDTDYCSLREGYIAVTPLGGLSPAELDAVAFFQNWLPSVVDLYPSSAL; via the exons ATGGAGGATAACTTCGTCGACGGCGATCGGCCGACGCTGATGGTGACGAACGACGACGGAATCGACGCGCCGGGATTAAGAGCTCTAGTTAATGTGCTTGTTTCTACCAATCGCTTTCACGTCCTTGTTTGTGCTCCTGACTC AGAAAAGTCAGCTGTTAGTCATAGCATTACATGGCGTCATGCCCTTTCTGTTAAGCAAGTGGACATTAGCGGAGCAACAGCCTTTTCAGTTTCAG GAACTCCAGCAGATTGTACTTCCTTGGGAATCTCCAAAGCTCTTTTCCCTTCAGTGCCTGATCTG GTGATCAGTGGTGTTAATATGGGTGACAACTGCGGCTATCATAT AGTATACTCGGGTACAGTGGCTGGCGCTAGGGAGGCTTTCTTCAATGGTATTCCTGCTGTGTCTGTATCATATAATTG GGTTCGTGGAAAAAGCAATGTTACTGACTTCACACTGGCTGCTAAAGCTTGCTTACCCATCATCAGCGCTATATTGGCTGAAATCAAAAGAAACAACTATCCTCTAAATTGCTTTCTGAATATTGATGTGCCAACAGATGTCATCAATCACAAG GGATACCGTCTGACTAGACAAGGGAAAAGTTTTGTCAAAATGGGATGGAAGCAAGTTAATTCTGAGCGAGAAGGAGGAAAAGTATTGTCCACAATGACTATGGAGACTAATTCATCAGAAAGTACAGAAGCTAGAGCTTTAAAAAATGCACCACAAGATCATCTACTGTTTAAGAAACAA GTTACAAGAATTCTAGTGGAGGATGGTGATACAGACTACTGTTCTCTCCGAGAAGGATAC ATAGCTGTCACACCCCTTGGCGGCTTGTCTCCGGCAGAGCTAGATGCTGTTGCATTCTTTCAGAATTGGCTGCCCAGTGTTGTTGATCTTTACCCTTCCTCTGCTTTATAG
- the LOC104237876 gene encoding uncharacterized protein isoform X2, protein MCLFLPIAFTSLFVLLTQKSQLLVIALHGVMPFLLSKWTLAEQQPFQFQVCCNLQQINNLEFWTELATAFSVSGTPADCTSLGISKALFPSVPDLVISGVNMGDNCGYHIVYSGTVAGAREAFFNGIPAVSVSYNWVRGKSNVTDFTLAAKACLPIISAILAEIKRNNYPLNCFLNIDVPTDVINHKGYRLTRQGKSFVKMGWKQVNSEREGGKVLSTMTMETNSSESTEARALKNAPQDHLLFKKQVTRILVEDGDTDYCSLREGYIAVTPLGGLSPAELDAVAFFQNWLPSVVDLYPSSAL, encoded by the exons ATGTGCTTGTTTCTACCAATCGCTTTCACGTCCTTGTTTGTGCTCCTGACTC AGAAAAGTCAGCTGTTAGTCATAGCATTACATGGCGTCATGCCCTTTCTGTTAAGCAAGTGGACATTAGCGGAGCAACAGCCTTTTCAGTTTCAGGTCTGTTGCAATCTTCAACAAATAAATAATTTAGAGTTCTGGACTGAACTAGCAACAGCCTTTTCAGTTTCAG GAACTCCAGCAGATTGTACTTCCTTGGGAATCTCCAAAGCTCTTTTCCCTTCAGTGCCTGATCTG GTGATCAGTGGTGTTAATATGGGTGACAACTGCGGCTATCATAT AGTATACTCGGGTACAGTGGCTGGCGCTAGGGAGGCTTTCTTCAATGGTATTCCTGCTGTGTCTGTATCATATAATTG GGTTCGTGGAAAAAGCAATGTTACTGACTTCACACTGGCTGCTAAAGCTTGCTTACCCATCATCAGCGCTATATTGGCTGAAATCAAAAGAAACAACTATCCTCTAAATTGCTTTCTGAATATTGATGTGCCAACAGATGTCATCAATCACAAG GGATACCGTCTGACTAGACAAGGGAAAAGTTTTGTCAAAATGGGATGGAAGCAAGTTAATTCTGAGCGAGAAGGAGGAAAAGTATTGTCCACAATGACTATGGAGACTAATTCATCAGAAAGTACAGAAGCTAGAGCTTTAAAAAATGCACCACAAGATCATCTACTGTTTAAGAAACAA GTTACAAGAATTCTAGTGGAGGATGGTGATACAGACTACTGTTCTCTCCGAGAAGGATAC ATAGCTGTCACACCCCTTGGCGGCTTGTCTCCGGCAGAGCTAGATGCTGTTGCATTCTTTCAGAATTGGCTGCCCAGTGTTGTTGATCTTTACCCTTCCTCTGCTTTATAG